A single region of the Alteriqipengyuania flavescens genome encodes:
- the bamA gene encoding outer membrane protein assembly factor BamA, which yields MSHTVTTSGARRRVAAFCAVAMAGTMLGGVPAFAQEVVGEAAPAATTSILPQEQVIRTVTVVGNQRLEADTILSYIQLRPGQVYTAAVADQALKDLSATELFADYRITNNNGNVVIEVVENPIINRIVLEGNSKIKDDKILPEIRLAPRQIYTRSKVRADVARIIELYKRQGRYAAVVEPKAVQLEQNRVDIVFEITEGPKSKVRQINIIGNEAFSDSEIRSEMATKQSRWFRFLSSNTTYDPDRLAFDQQNLRRFYLTEGYADFRVVSAVAELTPDKEDFIITYVVEEGERYRFGDVSVDSQLRDFSDEALTRGLSMKTGDWYDAKAVEDTVEGLTEAAGTFGYAFAEVNPRFSKNAENLTMDVEFVIQEAPRVYVERVDINGNTLTQDKVIRREFRIAEGDAFNSLALARSTARINSLGYFQENFEIEQQPGSAPDRIVLAANVQEQPTGQLQFAAGFSSLESFILQGSIRQVNFRGRGQTVGASINYSRYSRSASLSFFEPYLFNKSISAGIDLYRRDLNNYNTFSSDRTTTFEQTTTGGQIRLGIPITEYISGIARYTLNFEDVFIDEDRYFADFDGDGIETCQPLLGSRYLCDLIGERTSSILGLSLNYNQLNNGIRPTSGQAGSVSLDFAGLGGNVKYIRGRANARKYWNVGSGFIFSLSAEGGYIKGLEERDDPFVDPVRLTDRFQLGEPQLRGFDIRGVGPRVIRQPIVAGEDGEPVIITDQENVRGDPLGGNAYYLGRAELEIPLSSGARELGLRPTVYVDIGSLFDVTQPELLSSPLGNEIFIASRDDNGNPIYRQVNDPDDETDDVLLAIPEGDPIPDGFSAEGRSFPAFREVFLGNSAQPRISIGVGVNWNSPFGPLRIDFAHALLSQEGDDVKAFSFNVGTQF from the coding sequence ATGAGCCACACGGTTACCACTTCAGGCGCGCGGCGCCGCGTTGCCGCTTTCTGCGCGGTGGCGATGGCCGGCACGATGCTGGGCGGTGTTCCCGCTTTCGCGCAGGAAGTGGTCGGGGAAGCGGCACCTGCCGCCACGACTTCCATACTCCCGCAGGAACAGGTGATCCGCACGGTCACCGTGGTCGGCAACCAGCGGCTGGAGGCGGACACGATCCTCTCCTACATTCAGCTGCGCCCCGGCCAGGTCTACACCGCTGCGGTTGCCGACCAGGCGCTTAAGGACCTGTCGGCGACCGAACTGTTCGCCGATTACCGGATCACCAACAACAACGGCAACGTCGTAATCGAGGTGGTCGAAAACCCGATCATCAACCGGATCGTGCTGGAGGGGAACAGCAAGATCAAGGACGACAAGATCCTTCCCGAAATCCGCCTCGCCCCGCGCCAGATCTACACCCGTTCGAAGGTCCGCGCCGACGTCGCCCGCATCATCGAGCTCTACAAGCGGCAGGGTCGCTATGCCGCTGTGGTCGAACCCAAGGCCGTGCAGCTCGAACAGAACCGCGTCGACATCGTCTTCGAGATTACCGAAGGCCCGAAGTCGAAGGTTCGCCAGATCAACATCATCGGCAACGAGGCGTTCTCCGACAGCGAAATCCGCAGCGAGATGGCGACCAAGCAGTCGCGATGGTTCCGTTTCCTCAGCTCGAACACCACCTACGATCCCGACCGCCTGGCATTCGACCAGCAGAACCTGCGCCGCTTCTACCTGACCGAAGGCTATGCCGACTTCCGCGTCGTTTCCGCCGTGGCCGAGCTGACGCCGGACAAGGAAGACTTCATTATCACCTACGTGGTGGAAGAGGGCGAGCGGTACCGCTTCGGCGACGTTTCGGTCGATAGCCAGCTGCGCGATTTCAGCGACGAGGCGCTGACCCGCGGCCTGTCGATGAAGACCGGCGACTGGTACGATGCGAAGGCCGTGGAAGACACGGTGGAAGGCCTGACCGAGGCTGCCGGCACCTTCGGCTACGCCTTTGCCGAAGTGAACCCGCGCTTCTCCAAGAACGCCGAAAACCTGACGATGGATGTCGAATTCGTCATCCAGGAAGCGCCGCGCGTTTACGTGGAGCGGGTCGACATCAACGGCAATACGCTGACGCAGGACAAGGTGATCCGCCGCGAATTCCGCATCGCGGAAGGCGACGCCTTTAACAGCCTCGCGCTGGCCCGCTCGACCGCGCGCATCAATTCGCTGGGCTATTTCCAGGAAAACTTCGAGATCGAACAGCAGCCGGGCAGCGCGCCCGACCGCATCGTGCTGGCCGCCAACGTGCAGGAACAGCCGACCGGCCAGCTGCAGTTCGCCGCTGGTTTCTCCAGCCTCGAAAGCTTCATCCTGCAGGGTTCGATCAGGCAGGTGAACTTCCGCGGGCGCGGCCAGACGGTCGGCGCCAGCATCAACTATTCGCGCTACTCGCGCTCCGCCTCGCTCAGCTTCTTCGAGCCATACCTGTTCAACAAGAGCATTTCGGCGGGCATCGATCTCTACCGGCGCGACCTCAACAACTACAACACCTTCAGTAGCGATCGGACCACCACTTTCGAGCAGACGACAACCGGTGGCCAGATCCGCCTCGGCATACCGATCACGGAATATATTTCCGGTATCGCACGCTATACGCTGAATTTCGAAGACGTGTTTATCGACGAGGATCGCTATTTCGCGGACTTCGACGGCGATGGCATCGAGACCTGCCAGCCCCTGCTTGGTTCTCGCTACCTGTGCGACCTGATCGGGGAGAGGACCAGCTCGATCCTGGGCCTTTCGCTCAATTACAACCAGCTTAACAATGGCATTCGTCCGACAAGTGGCCAGGCAGGCAGCGTATCGCTCGATTTCGCGGGACTGGGCGGCAACGTGAAGTACATTCGCGGCCGGGCCAACGCGCGCAAATACTGGAACGTCGGCAGCGGCTTCATCTTCTCGCTCTCGGCCGAAGGCGGCTACATCAAGGGGCTGGAGGAGCGTGACGATCCCTTCGTCGATCCGGTCCGCCTGACCGACCGTTTCCAGCTTGGCGAACCGCAGCTGCGCGGTTTCGACATTCGCGGCGTCGGCCCGCGCGTCATCCGCCAGCCCATCGTGGCCGGCGAAGATGGCGAACCTGTCATCATCACCGACCAGGAAAACGTACGCGGCGACCCGCTGGGCGGCAATGCCTATTATCTCGGCCGCGCCGAGCTCGAAATCCCGCTCAGCAGTGGTGCCCGTGAACTGGGCCTCCGCCCGACGGTCTATGTCGACATCGGCTCACTGTTCGACGTGACGCAGCCGGAACTCCTCAGCAGCCCGCTGGGCAACGAGATCTTCATCGCCAGCCGCGACGACAACGGCAACCCGATCTACCGCCAGGTCAACGATCCCGACGATGAGACGGACGATGTCCTGCTGGCCATTCCGGAAGGCGATCCGATCCCGGACGGCTTCTCCGCCGAAGGACGTTCCTTCCCCGCATTCCGCGAGGTGTTCCTCGGGAACAGCGCACAACCCCGTATTTCCATTGGCGTCGGCGTCAACTGGAACTCCCCGTTCGGTCCGCTCCGGATCGACTTCGCTCACGCTTTGCTGAGCCAGGAAGGCGACGACGTTAAGGCCTTCTCATTCAACGTAGGAACGCAATTCTGA
- the rseP gene encoding RIP metalloprotease RseP, with the protein MFESVPWWMMVLGFLAVLGPLVTLHEFGHYLVGRAFEVQADAFSIGFGKELAGFTDKRGCRWKISALPLGGYVQFRGDMNPASQGDDAALAEMDEETAKGAFQNAKLWQRALIVAAGPAMNFLIAIVIFVGFFMFYGKPVATNLEEQMTVASFAEESAAREAGFRIGDRILAIDGKPVDDFRDIQSTVQFYPSRSFEFTVERGGRELVLPVTSRPETITDRFGNEMTIGLVGISPAAVEYEFEGQSLPAATRMAFVETGRTLNMMVRGIGQIVSGQRSVKELGGPIKIAKFSGEQMSLGPLAYVTFAALISINLAFINLLPIPGLDGGHLAFYAAEAVRRKPLGQRSQQWAFRTGMALVLALMLFVTVNDIISLPIFGS; encoded by the coding sequence GTGTTCGAATCCGTTCCCTGGTGGATGATGGTGCTCGGCTTCCTGGCGGTGCTCGGCCCGCTGGTGACGCTGCACGAATTCGGCCACTACCTCGTCGGCCGCGCCTTCGAGGTGCAGGCGGACGCATTCTCGATCGGCTTCGGCAAGGAGCTGGCGGGCTTCACCGACAAGCGCGGCTGTCGCTGGAAAATCAGCGCGCTGCCGCTGGGCGGCTACGTCCAGTTCCGCGGCGACATGAACCCGGCGAGCCAGGGCGACGATGCCGCGCTGGCGGAAATGGACGAGGAGACCGCGAAAGGCGCGTTCCAGAACGCCAAACTGTGGCAGCGTGCGCTGATCGTGGCGGCAGGGCCGGCGATGAATTTTCTTATCGCCATCGTCATTTTCGTCGGTTTCTTCATGTTCTACGGCAAGCCGGTCGCTACCAATCTGGAAGAGCAGATGACGGTGGCCAGCTTCGCCGAGGAATCCGCTGCGCGCGAAGCGGGCTTCCGCATCGGCGACCGCATCCTTGCCATCGACGGCAAGCCGGTGGACGACTTCCGCGACATCCAGTCGACCGTGCAATTCTACCCCAGCCGCTCGTTCGAATTTACCGTGGAGCGCGGCGGGCGCGAACTGGTGCTGCCGGTCACCTCCCGGCCGGAAACCATCACCGACCGGTTCGGTAACGAGATGACCATCGGCCTCGTCGGCATTTCGCCGGCGGCGGTTGAGTACGAGTTCGAGGGCCAGTCCCTGCCTGCGGCCACCCGGATGGCCTTTGTCGAAACCGGCCGCACGCTCAACATGATGGTCAGGGGAATCGGGCAGATCGTCTCCGGCCAGCGTTCCGTGAAAGAGCTTGGCGGGCCGATCAAGATCGCCAAGTTTTCGGGCGAACAGATGAGCCTCGGCCCGCTCGCCTACGTGACCTTTGCGGCGTTGATCTCAATTAACTTGGCATTCATTAACCTGCTGCCAATTCCCGGCCTCGACGGCGGGCACCTGGCTTTCTACGCGGCCGAAGCGGTCCGCCGGAAACCCCTGGGCCAGCGCAGTCAGCAATGGGCGTTCCGCACCGGCATGGCACTCGTGCTCGCGCTGATGCTGTTCGTGACGGTAAACGACATCATCTCGCTCCCCATCTTCGGGAGCTAG